A genomic region of Elaeis guineensis isolate ETL-2024a chromosome 9, EG11, whole genome shotgun sequence contains the following coding sequences:
- the LOC105051768 gene encoding uncharacterized protein yields the protein MGCGSSRAAESRVVSLCRERRELIRAAADRRYALASAHAAYFRALAAVGDSLERFVREELAVAPVLTLPSDGKGKSKSVSSASDDGGGSRGSGGGSSSVTPLSHSLSDDGSHLHVSSGSERKGGGGDGGGGGGGVGVESSSSPPRSASAASSPNYSFMRSSTAFPTMVYEDPITQQWQHPSNSGYGYGYEYGYGYGYPPYGVPIGSPLPGRENSYYYDQPMSPPVSAAAAPSTPPPPPPPEGSAWEFFDPFNTYEKLLPEYGGGRYGVTSYASSPDSSEVREKEGIPDLEDETEVEAMKKVGKEKKVVTEDSGGKESSIGSYKTESTQEMGEKDEKNGKIGSEEKESKSSSVSSRLRSSGEDDGSSGKKKGVKFEEEASFVTEVSRPSSAKALSTPSSGKSSSTPSNGKLMSDPSSGNAHGPRDVAEVVKEIKGHFNSAANYGEEVSGMLEVGKLPYRSRSRMFRVIPSRIWRPMALTMLTSSRPSFKHSRRSAANTIRSRASNGISEKHMGTKSGDLSSTLEKLYVWEKKLCKEVKDEEKLQSIYDKKYKRLKALDRGGAEFNKIDSARASIRKLRTKISIIIKSVDAISNRMHKIRDEELQPQLTELIQGLVKMWKSLLDCHRKQLQAIVDSKRQSLTAKTGRQSQTIAKATKELEADLLHWLHCFKEWISTQKAYNEALNGWLMKWLPEELEQTPDGVAPFSPGRIGAPAVYIISNDWFHAIKSISEDKATETIHDFSVIAHKLWESQNREQDLRLKAEYLSRDYDRRRKSLQQDSGMNERMDIVSVTENGEEHHDDRLTELDSMKKRLEEVKAKHDETVKQVQDAASSILQTGLIPIFEALETFSSETLRAYEGVRLPNERGS from the exons ATGGGATGCGGGAGCTCCAGGGCGGCGGAGTCCAGGGTGGTGTCGCTGTGCCGGGAGCGGAGGGAGCTGATCCGGGCGGCGGCGGACCGCCGGTACGCCCTCGCCTCCGCCCACGCCGCCTACTTCCGGGCGCTCGCCGCCGTCGGGGACTCGCTCGAGCGGTTCGTCCGCGAGGAGCTCGCGGTGGCGCCGGTGCTCACCCTGCCATCCGACGGCAAGGGCAAAAGCAAATCTGTGAGCTCCGCTTCCGACGACGGTGGCGGTAGCCGCGGCAGTGGCGGCGGGTCATCCTCCGTGACGCCGCTCTCCCACTCGCTCTCCGATGACGGCTCCCACTTGCATGTCTCCTCCGGCTCGGAGAGAAAAGGAGGAGGCGGAGAtggcggcggcggtggcggtgGTGTAGGAGTAGAGTCGTCGTCTTCCCCTCCCCGGTCGGCCTCGGCCGCTTCCAGCCCTAATTATTCATTCATGAGGTCATCGACGGCGTTCCCTACCATGGTGTATGAGGACCCCATTACCCAACAATGGCAGCATCCTTCTAACAGtggatatggatacggatatgaGTATGGGTATGGATATGGGTATCCACCATATGGTGTACCAATTGGATCTCCGCTGCCAGGTAGAGAGAATTCTTATTATTATGACCAGCCAATGAGTCCTCCGGTGTCCGCGGCAGCAGCTCCTTCGACTCCTCCGCCGCCGCCACCTCCTGAAGGCTCTGCTTGGGAATTCTTTGATCCTTTCAATACTTATGAGAAACTTTTACCGGAGTATGGTGGTGGAAGGTATGGGGTGACCTCTTATGCAAGCAGTCCTGATTCGAGCGAGGTGAGGGAGAAGGAGGGGATTCCTGATCTCGAGGATGAGACAGAGGTCGAAGCCATGAAGAAGGTGGGGAAAGAGAAGAAGGTTGTGACAGAAGATTCAGGAGGGAAGGAGTCTAGTATTGGCAGCTATAAGACCGAATCAACACAAGAAATGGGAGAGAAGGATGAGAAGAATGGTAAAATTGGTTCAGAGGAGAAAGAGAGTAAGAGTAGTTCGGTGTCAAGCAGACTAAGGAGCAGTGGGGAGGATGATGGATCCAGCGGGAAGAAAAAAGGAGTGAAATTTGAGGAAGAAGCATCATTTGTTACGGAGGTTAGCAGGCCAAGCAGTGCGAAAGCGTTGTCCACTCCAAGCAGTGGGAAATCATCATCCACTCCTAGCAATGGGAAATTGATGTCCGATCCAAGCAGTGGAAATGCTCATGGTCCAAGAGATGTGGCAGAAGTTGTGAAGGAAATTAAGGGGCATTTCAACTCAGCTGCTAATTATGGGGAAGAGGTTTCAGGGATGCTTGAGGTTGGCAAGTTGCCATACCGATCAAGAAGTAGAATGTTTAGAG TTATACCTTCCAGGATATGGCGTCCTATGGCTTTGACTATGTTGACATCTTCACGTCCTTCTTTCAAGCATTCACGACGTTCAGCTGCAAATACGATCAGAAGCAGAGCCAGCAATGGAATTTCTGAAAAGCACATGGGTACGAAGTCTGGCGACCTTTCATCAACTCTGGAAAAGTTGTATGTATGGGAGAAGAAATTGTGTAAGGAAGTTAAG GATGAAGAAAAGCTGCAGAGCATTTATGACAAGAAGTACAAACGCCTGAAAGCTTTGGATCGTGGAGGAGCAGAGTTCAATAAAATCGACTCTGCTCGAGCATCAATAAGGAAGTTGCGTACCAAAATAAGCATTATAATTAAATCAGTGGATGCCATTTCAAACAGAATGCACAAGATAAGAGATGAAGAGTTGCAGCCGCAACTTACTGAATTGATTCAAGG ATTGGTTAAAATGTGGAAATCTTTGCTGGATTGTCATCGGAAGCAGTTACAAGCCATAGTTGATAGCAAAAGGCAGAGTCTCACAGCAAAGACTGGAAGGCAAAGCCAAACAATTGCAAAGGCTACCAAGGAACTGGAGGCGGATCTCTTGCACTGGTTGCATTGTTTTAAGGAATGGATCAGCACTCAGAAAGCTTATAATGAAGCATTGAATGGATGGTTAATGAAATGGCTCCCAGAAGAACTGGAACAAACACCTGATGGGGTTGCGCCTTTCTCCCCAGGCCGGATTGGAGCTCCTGCTGTATATATCATCTCTAATGATTGGTTCCATGCAATTAAAAGCATTTCTGAAGACAAAGCAACTGAAACAATACATGATTTTTCTGTGATTGCACATAAATTATGGGAGAGTCAAAACAGGGAACAGGACCTAAGACTAAAGGCAGAGTATCTATCCAGAGATTATGACAGAAGGCGTAAATCTCTGCAGCAGGACAGTGGGATGAATGAGCGCATGGATATAGTGTCAGTTACTGAGAATGGTGAGGAACACCATGATGATCGCTTGACTGAATTGGACTCGATGAAGAAAAGATTGGAAGAAGTGAAAGCCAAACATGACGAAACTGTTAAGCAAGTCCAAGATGCAGCTTCCAGTATTTTGCAGACTGGTTTAATTCCTATATTTGAAGCCTTGGAAACTTTTAGTTCGGAGACACTTAGGGCTTATGAGGGGGTTAGATTGCCAAATGAAAGGGGATCATAA